The sequence below is a genomic window from Bradyrhizobium septentrionale.
CGCGTCGTCGCCGTCACGGCGCGCTCGAAAGCCAAGAAGCGCGGCCTCGACCTGCGCGGCATCGCGTGGGCGAAGAGCCCCGAGGCGCTGGCCGAGGATCCCAATATCGACTGCTTCGTCGAATTGATGGGCGGCGCCGGCGATCCGGCGCTCTCCGCGATCGAGACGGCGCTGAAGGCCGGCAAATCGGTCGTCACTGCCAACAAGGCGCTGATCGCCAAGCACGGCCTGCGTCTCGCCACAGCCGCCGAGAAGCACGGCGGCGCGCTGAATTTCGAGGCGGCGGTCGGTGCGGCAATCCCGGTCATCAAGACGCTGCGCGAAGGCCTCGCCGGCACCAGCGTCAACCGCGTCTATGGCATCCTCAACGGCACCTGCAATTACATCCTGACCCGGATGGAGCAGGAGGGATTGTCGTTCGAAGAATGCCTGAAGGACGCCCAGCGTCTCGGCTATGCCGAAGCCAATCCGTCGTTCGACGTCGATGGTCACGATACCGCGCAGAAGCTGGCGATCCTGGCGAGCCTCGCCTTCGGAACCAAGGTCGCGGAAAGCGCGGTCTATGTCGAGGGCATCTCCTCGATCACGCCGGAAGACCTTAAGGCGGCCGCGGAACTCGGCTACCGGGTCAAGCTGCTCGGCGTCGCCGTGCGCACGGCAAAGGGCATTGAGCAGCGCGTGCATCCGACCATGGTGCCGAAATCGTCCCCGATCGCACAGGTGATGGGTGTCACCAATGCGGTGGCGATCGACGGCGAGGGCATTCCGCCGATCACGCTGGTCGGCCCGGGCGCCGGTGGCGGCGCGACCGCCTCGGCTGTGGTCGCCGACATCGCCGACGTCGCCCGCGGCATCCGCGCCAAGCCGTTCGGGCGCCCGGTCGAGCGGTTGCGCGACACCGCCAAGGCGCCGATGGAACGTCATGAGGGTGGTTATTATATCCGCCTGATGGCGCGCGATCTTGCAGGCACTGCCGCAACAATCGCCACCCGGCTTGCGGAACAGAAGATATCTCTGGAGTCCATCGTGCAGCGGCATCCGGATGGCGTCGATGTGAACGGTGCGGCCAAAAAACCTTCACCGGTTCCGGTCATTCTGATTACCTATGCGACCAGCGAAGATGCCGTGCATCGCGCGCTGGCCGCAGTGCAACGCGATAAGGTCATCAGCGGCCGGCCGCAGGTGATCCGGATCGAGAAAAACTAGCGCATGGCCTGAACGGGTCGGGCGTGAGACGATTGATGCGGGCAGGCTGGCCTGTCCCCGAGGCTTAAGGAGTACGCTGATGTCGACCCATATTTCCGTTCCGCCGCAAATGTTGCTTGAG
It includes:
- a CDS encoding homoserine dehydrogenase, whose protein sequence is MVAPLNVGIAGLGTVGADVVRLIETQGRALAERSGRGIRVVAVTARSKAKKRGLDLRGIAWAKSPEALAEDPNIDCFVELMGGAGDPALSAIETALKAGKSVVTANKALIAKHGLRLATAAEKHGGALNFEAAVGAAIPVIKTLREGLAGTSVNRVYGILNGTCNYILTRMEQEGLSFEECLKDAQRLGYAEANPSFDVDGHDTAQKLAILASLAFGTKVAESAVYVEGISSITPEDLKAAAELGYRVKLLGVAVRTAKGIEQRVHPTMVPKSSPIAQVMGVTNAVAIDGEGIPPITLVGPGAGGGATASAVVADIADVARGIRAKPFGRPVERLRDTAKAPMERHEGGYYIRLMARDLAGTAATIATRLAEQKISLESIVQRHPDGVDVNGAAKKPSPVPVILITYATSEDAVHRALAAVQRDKVISGRPQVIRIEKN